In one window of Primulina tabacum isolate GXHZ01 chromosome 8, ASM2559414v2, whole genome shotgun sequence DNA:
- the LOC142553519 gene encoding alpha-L-fucosidase 1-like yields the protein MKPAADFENQRTFAGQSVLSKHVLIILSITICFQESKSSVSKFVSSHPTLPPIPVLPIPTSRQISWQLSEMTMFFHFGPNTFTDSEWGTGHADPSVFNPTAFNATQWVAVAKDSGFSRVILTVKHHDGFCLWPSEYTDYSLKSSSWKNGTGDVVKELADAAAVAGLELGLYLSPWDRHEPCYGKTLEYNEYYMGQMTELLTWYGDIKEIWLDGAKGEGEKDMEYFFDNWFSLIHQLQPQAIIFSDDGPDSRWIGDEAGAARTTCWSLFNRSVIKIGQAAIEDYLGEGDPQGPDWVPAECDVSIRAGWFWHASQAPKSALTLLDIYYTSVGRNCLFLLNVPPNSSGLISPEDIQVLQDFTEIRNSIFSHNLAKSSLVWASNTRGGVKCSTYGAQRVLEDGIFSFWAPDKAQSDWALFFDFEEDVTFNVLLIQEPIHMGQRVTEFHFNFMNEEGEWEEVTRGTTVGYKRLLLFPSVTCSHLKLEIIRSRGDPLISYVGLYVDPFSVVGYASLLSSRSRFNGSASL from the exons ATGAAACCAGCTgctgattttgaaaatcaaagaacaTTCGCAGGACAATCTGTTTTATCAAAACATGTTTTGATCATCCTCAGCATCACAATCTGTTTTCAAGAATCAAAATCTtcagtttcaaaatttgtttcctCCCACCCGACACTCCCACCGATTCCAGTTCTTCCTATCCCAACCTCACGCCAGATCTCATGGCAGCTCTCAGAAATGACGATGTTCTTCCACTTTGGACCCAACACTTTCACAGATTCGGAGTGGGGAACGGGTCACGCTGACCCTTCAGTTTTCAACCCTACTGCCTTCAATGCTACTCAGTGGGTTGCTGTAGCCAAAGACTCTGGCTTTTCGAGGGTTATCCTCACTGTAAAGCACCATGATGGGTTCTGTCTTTGGCCCTCTGAATATACGGATTATTCTCTGAAGTCTAGTTCTTGGAAGAATGGGACAGGGGATGTGGTGAAAGAGCTTGCCGACGCTGCAGCAGTCGCTGGTTTAGAATTGGGGCTTTACCTTTCTCCTTGGGATAGACATGAACCTTGTTATGGAAAGACTCTCGAGTACAATGAGTATTACATGGGGCAGATGACTGAACTGCTCACTTG GTATGGTGACATAAAAGAAATTTGGTTGGATGGCGCAAAGGGTGAGGGAGAGAAGGACATGGAGTACTTTTTCGATAACTGGTTTAGTCTTATTCATCAGCTTCAGCCTCAGGCAATCATATTCTCTGACGATGGCCCGGATTCGAGGTGGATTGGGGATGAGGCTGGTGCTGCGAGGACTACTTGCTGGTCTCTTTTTAATCGCAGTGTCATAAAGATCGGCCAAGCTGCTATCGAGGA TTATTTGGGAGAGGGAGATCCACAAGGCCCTGACTGGGTACCTGCAGAGTGTGATGTCTCGATACGAGCTGGATGGTTTTGGCATGCATCACAAGCTCCAAAATCGGCACTCACTCTTCTAGATATCTATTATACATCCGTGGGCAGAAACTGTCTCTTCTTACTGAATGTACCCCCAAATTCTTCAGGCCTTATATCCCCAGAAGACATCCAAGTCCTCCAAGACTTTACAGAGATTCGGAACTCCATATTCTCACATAATCTAGCAAAAAGTTCTCTGGTTTGGGCTAGCAACACAAGAGGTGGTGTGAAATGTTCTACATATGGCGCTCAGCGTGTTCTTGAAGATGGAATTTTTTCATTCTGGGCTCCAGATAAAGCACAATCAGACTGGGCATTGTTCTTTGATTTTGAAGAAGATGTGACTTTTAATGTCTTGCTAATCCAAGAACCAATACATATGGGCCAAAGAGTGACGgaatttcattttaatttcaTGAACGAAGAAGGGGAATGGGAAGAGGTCACAAGGGGCACGACTGTGGGATACAAAAGATTGTTATTGTTCCCAAGTGTCACATGCAGTCACTTGAAGCTTGAAATTATTAGATCTCGGGGCGATCCATTGATATCTTATGTAGGTTTATATGTCGATCCGTTTTCAGTTGTTGGGTATGCCTCGTTGCTTAGCTCTAGATCACGGTTCAACGGTAGTGCAAGTCTTTAG
- the LOC142554496 gene encoding putative xyloglucan endotransglucosylase/hydrolase protein 32 isoform X3, with protein MDHLQLVSLLFLILMFPLTNKANVNGPPSPGYYPSRRIGSTEFDQVCTNLWGPQHQTLDQGTLTIWLDINSGSGFKSLSPYSSGYFGASVKLQSGYTAGVITSFYLSNNEDYPGNHDEIDIEFLGTTEDKPYVLQTNVYNRGSGDGSNIIGREVKFNLWFDPAKDFHNYAIFWDPDEIMYPRKNDDTFPARPMWVYGSIWDASSWATENGKYKADYSYQPFVSQYNNFKISGCDPNGLVQCRPVSGHPSRSGGLSRRQNATMAWAQNNYKVYDYCQDVLRDHSFTPEC; from the exons ATGGATCATCTCCAGCTTGTCTCTCTTCTCTTCCTAATCTTGATGTTTCCTTTAACAAATAAGGCAAATGTGAATGGCCCACCGTCTCCAGGCTACTACCCCAGCAGAAGAATTGGCTCCACAGAATTCGACCAAGTGTGCACCAATCTTTGGGGTCCTCAGCATCAGACTCTCGACCAAGGGACTCTAACTATTTGGCTCGACATTAACTCAG GAAGTGGATTTAAATCTCTTAGCCCGTATTCGTCTGGCTATTTTGGTGCCTCCGTCAAGCTCCAATCTGGCTATACTGCTGGAGTGATTACATCCTTTTAT CTCTCGAACAATGAAGATTACCCAGGGAACCATGATGAGATTGACATAGAGTTTCTTGGGACAACAGAAGACAAGCCTTACGTGCTGCAAACAAATGTTTACAATAGAGGGAGTGGAGATGGAAGCAATATTATTGGCCGAGAAGTGAAATTTAACCTTTGGTTCGACCCCGCCAAAGATTTCCACAATTATGCCATTTTTTGGGATCCAGATGAAATCAT GTACCCGAGGAAAAATGACGACACCTTTCCGGCGAGGCCCATGTGGGTTTACGGATCAATATGGGATGCTTCTTCGTGGGCCACAGAAAATGGAAAATACAAAGCTGACTACAGTTACCAACCCTTTGTTAGCCAATACAACAATTTCAAGATAAGTGGTTGTGATCCCAATGGTCTGGTTCAGTGCCGCCCAGTCTCCGGTCATCCTTCGAGGTCAGGAGGGCTGAGCCGCCGCCAGAATGCCACAATGGCTTGGGCACAAAACAACTACaaggtttatgattattgtCAAGATGTCCTAAGGGATCATAGTTTCACACCTGAGTGCTAA
- the LOC142553522 gene encoding putative glucuronoxylan glucuronosyltransferase IRX7, whose translation MIKVINMLETQRPLRSRDFYVRMRFLHSTRYSRNLKKSFCYRFFRWILWFSVLSYCLSSFLVTRNKHTTSLSRAIVSPSKNYHSLVEEPSHNSSAGKISYGLFKGLKVYVYDLPSKYNTDWLSNERCSSHLFASEVAIHRALISGEVRTLDPWEADFFLVPVYVSCNFSTVNGFPAIGHARSLISSAIEHVSSQNPFWNRNHGSDHVFVASHDFGSCFHTLEHVAMADGVPEFLKNSIILQTFGVKHKNPCQEVDNIVIPPYVSPESVRRTLGGSPLSGRRDIFAYFRGKMEVHPKNVSGRFYSNRVRTLIWRKYGNDRRFYLRRHRFAGFQSEILRSKFCLCPLGWAPWSPRLVESVALGCVPVIIADGIRLPFPSAVPWAEISLTVAENDVGNLGRVLEHVAATNLTRIQKNLWDPDVRQALLLNDPMLPGDATWHVLVALSERLHRSPKSQQRVIHVS comes from the exons ATGATCAAGGTAATCAACATGCTTGAAACTCAAAGACCCCTCAGAAGCAGAGACTTCTACGTGAGGATGAGGTTTTTGCATAGCACGAGATATAGCAGAAATTTAAAAAAGAGTTTTTGTTACAGATTTTTCAGATGGATTCTCTGGTTTTCTGTTTTATCCTATTGTTTATCCTCTTTTCTTGTTACTCGGAATAAACATACTACCTCTCTTTCAAGAGCCATCGTTTCACCTTCTAAAAACTACCACTCTCTCGTTGAAGAACCATCCCACAATTCCTCCGCGGGGAAAATTTCATATG GTTTATTTAAGGGGTTGAAGGTGTATGTGTACGATTTGCCTTCGAAATACAATACAGACTGGCTATCAAATGAGCGGTGTAGCAGCCATTTGTTTGCTTCGGAGGTGGCGATCCATAGGGCTTTGATCAGCGGGGAAGTGAGAACATTAGACCCGTGGGAGGCTGATTTTTTCTTGGTCCCTGTTTATGTCTCATGCAATTTCAGCACTGTTAATGGATTTCCAGCTATCGGGCATGCCCGTTCTCTCATATCATCCGCCATCGAACACGTTTCTTCTCAGAATCCGTTTTGGAACCGCAACCACGGCTCTGACCATGTCTTTGTCGCCTCCCATGATTTTGGTTCTTGTTTTCACACCCTG GAGCACGTGGCTATGGCGGATGGGGTACctgagtttttgaaaaattcaatAATATTGCAGACTTTTGGGGTGAAACACAAGAACCCATGTCAGGAAGTAGACAATATTGTGATTCCTCCGTACGTGTCACCGGAAAGTGTACGAAGGACGCTGGGAGGATCGCCGTTGTCTGGCCGACGGGACATATTCGCGTACTTCAGGGGCAAGATGGAAGTCCACCCCAAGAACGTCAGCGGTCGTTTTTATAGCAA tcgAGTACGGACTCTGATATGGCGGAAATACGGCAACGATCGACGATTTTACTTGAGGAGACACCGATTTGCCGGTTTCCAATCAGAGATTTTACGGTCAAAGTTTTGTTTGTGTCCATTGGGATGGGCTCCGTGGAGTCCGAGGTTGGTGGAATCCGTGGCTCTGGGCTGCGTCCCGGTTATCATAGCCGACGGAATCCGGTTGCCATTCCCCTCCGCCGTACCATGGGCAGAGATATCCCTCACAGTAGCGGAGAACGATGTGGGAAACCTCGGGAGAGTCCTGGAGCACGTGGCAGCTACCAATCTCACTCGCATTCAGAAAAATCTCTGGGACCCAGACGTGAGACAAGCCCTTCTACTCAACGATCCAATGTTGCCAGGTGATGCGACGTGGCACGTTTTGGTTGCCCTGTCTGAAAGGCTTCACAGGTCCCCCAAAAGCCAGCAACGAGTCATCCACGTGTCATAA
- the LOC142554496 gene encoding putative xyloglucan endotransglucosylase/hydrolase protein 32 isoform X1, with translation MDHLQLVSLLFLILMFPLTNKANVNGPPSPGYYPSRRIGSTEFDQVCTNLWGPQHQTLDQGTLTIWLDINSGSGFKSLSPYSSGYFGASVKLQSGYTAGVITSFYLSNNEDYPGNHDEIDIEFLGTTEDKPYVLQTNVYNRGSGDGSNIIGREVKFNLWFDPAKDFHNYAIFWDPDEIIFFVDDVPIRRYPRKNDDTFPARPMWVYGSIWDASSWATENGKYKADYSYQPFVSQYNNFKISGCDPNGLVQCRPVSGHPSRSGGLSRRQNATMAWAQNNYKVYDYCQDVLRDHSFTPEC, from the exons ATGGATCATCTCCAGCTTGTCTCTCTTCTCTTCCTAATCTTGATGTTTCCTTTAACAAATAAGGCAAATGTGAATGGCCCACCGTCTCCAGGCTACTACCCCAGCAGAAGAATTGGCTCCACAGAATTCGACCAAGTGTGCACCAATCTTTGGGGTCCTCAGCATCAGACTCTCGACCAAGGGACTCTAACTATTTGGCTCGACATTAACTCAG GAAGTGGATTTAAATCTCTTAGCCCGTATTCGTCTGGCTATTTTGGTGCCTCCGTCAAGCTCCAATCTGGCTATACTGCTGGAGTGATTACATCCTTTTAT CTCTCGAACAATGAAGATTACCCAGGGAACCATGATGAGATTGACATAGAGTTTCTTGGGACAACAGAAGACAAGCCTTACGTGCTGCAAACAAATGTTTACAATAGAGGGAGTGGAGATGGAAGCAATATTATTGGCCGAGAAGTGAAATTTAACCTTTGGTTCGACCCCGCCAAAGATTTCCACAATTATGCCATTTTTTGGGATCCAGATGAAATCAT TTTTTTTGTGGATGATGTGCCAATAAGAAGGTACCCGAGGAAAAATGACGACACCTTTCCGGCGAGGCCCATGTGGGTTTACGGATCAATATGGGATGCTTCTTCGTGGGCCACAGAAAATGGAAAATACAAAGCTGACTACAGTTACCAACCCTTTGTTAGCCAATACAACAATTTCAAGATAAGTGGTTGTGATCCCAATGGTCTGGTTCAGTGCCGCCCAGTCTCCGGTCATCCTTCGAGGTCAGGAGGGCTGAGCCGCCGCCAGAATGCCACAATGGCTTGGGCACAAAACAACTACaaggtttatgattattgtCAAGATGTCCTAAGGGATCATAGTTTCACACCTGAGTGCTAA
- the LOC142553520 gene encoding uncharacterized protein LOC142553520 — MDADRLNSPHTSAIVFEALGHQLQFSQDPNSKHLGTTVWDASMVLVKFLEKNCRKGRFSPSKLKGKRVIELGAGCGVAGFGMALLGCDLITTDQTEVLPLLMRNVERNTSRILQMNSDSDSFGSIEVAELNWGDADHIRAVDPPFDYIIGTDVVYAEHLLEPLLQTLLLLSGPRTTILLGYELRSTNVHDRMLDLWKTNFEVKPVPKAKMHGEYQHPSIHLFIMNLKVSNWASRGIDNHVEEEKSGEIIIGPEEDDDCSAAVNKVDDSSDRI, encoded by the exons ATGGATGCGGACAG GCTAAATTCTCCTCACACATCAGCTATTGTATTTGAAGCCCTCGGCCATCAGCTTCAATTTTCACAG GATCCCAACTCCAAGCATTTAGGGACTACTGTGTGGGACGCATCAATGGTCTTGGTCAAATTTCTG GAAAAAAATTGTAGAAAGGGAAGGTTTTCTCCATCTAAACTAAAAGGAAAACGTGTAATCGAACTTGGAGCAGGCTGTGGAGTAGCTGGATTTG GTATGGCATTGCTCGGATGTGATTTGATTACAACTGACCAAACTGAAGTTTTGCCTTTGCTTATGAGAAACGTGGAGCGAAATACCTCAAGAATCCTACAAATGAATTCTGATTCAG ATTCATTTGGATCCATTGAGGTCGCCGAGCTTAACTGGGGTGATGCTGACCATATAAGGGCCGTCGATCCCCCATTTGACTACATAATTGGCACTGATGTT GTATATGCAGAGCACCTTTTGGAACCACTTTTGCAGACTCTACTTTTATTATCCGGACCCAGAACCACAATTTTG TTGGGTTATGAACTTCGTTCCACTAATGTCCATGATCGTATGCTTGACTTATGGAAGACAAATTTTGAAGTTAAACCTGTTCCTAAAGCAAAG ATGCACGGTGAGTACCAGCATCCGAGTATACATCTGTTTATAATGAACCTGAAGGTTTCGAACTGGGCGAGCAGAGGAATTGATAATCATGTTGAAGAGGAAAAATCTGGAGAAATTATAATAGGGCCAGAGGAAGATGATGACTGTAGTGCTGCTGTTAACAAGGTTGATGACTCAAGTGACCGAATCTAG
- the LOC142554496 gene encoding putative xyloglucan endotransglucosylase/hydrolase protein 32 isoform X2, whose product MDHLQLVSLLFLILMFPLTNKANVNGPPSPGYYPSRRIGSTEFDQVCTNLWGPQHQTLDQGTLTIWLDINSGSGFKSLSPYSSGYFGASVKLQSGYTAGVITSFYLSNNEDYPGNHDEIDIEFLGTTEDKPYVLQTNVYNRGSGDGSNIIGREVKFNLWFDPAKDFHNYAIFWDPDEIIRYPRKNDDTFPARPMWVYGSIWDASSWATENGKYKADYSYQPFVSQYNNFKISGCDPNGLVQCRPVSGHPSRSGGLSRRQNATMAWAQNNYKVYDYCQDVLRDHSFTPEC is encoded by the exons ATGGATCATCTCCAGCTTGTCTCTCTTCTCTTCCTAATCTTGATGTTTCCTTTAACAAATAAGGCAAATGTGAATGGCCCACCGTCTCCAGGCTACTACCCCAGCAGAAGAATTGGCTCCACAGAATTCGACCAAGTGTGCACCAATCTTTGGGGTCCTCAGCATCAGACTCTCGACCAAGGGACTCTAACTATTTGGCTCGACATTAACTCAG GAAGTGGATTTAAATCTCTTAGCCCGTATTCGTCTGGCTATTTTGGTGCCTCCGTCAAGCTCCAATCTGGCTATACTGCTGGAGTGATTACATCCTTTTAT CTCTCGAACAATGAAGATTACCCAGGGAACCATGATGAGATTGACATAGAGTTTCTTGGGACAACAGAAGACAAGCCTTACGTGCTGCAAACAAATGTTTACAATAGAGGGAGTGGAGATGGAAGCAATATTATTGGCCGAGAAGTGAAATTTAACCTTTGGTTCGACCCCGCCAAAGATTTCCACAATTATGCCATTTTTTGGGATCCAGATGAAATCAT AAGGTACCCGAGGAAAAATGACGACACCTTTCCGGCGAGGCCCATGTGGGTTTACGGATCAATATGGGATGCTTCTTCGTGGGCCACAGAAAATGGAAAATACAAAGCTGACTACAGTTACCAACCCTTTGTTAGCCAATACAACAATTTCAAGATAAGTGGTTGTGATCCCAATGGTCTGGTTCAGTGCCGCCCAGTCTCCGGTCATCCTTCGAGGTCAGGAGGGCTGAGCCGCCGCCAGAATGCCACAATGGCTTGGGCACAAAACAACTACaaggtttatgattattgtCAAGATGTCCTAAGGGATCATAGTTTCACACCTGAGTGCTAA
- the LOC142553521 gene encoding vacuolar protein sorting-associated protein 24 homolog 1-like produces the protein MEKMMKILKPKPNPQELLRDWQRRLRQECRNIERQIRDIQKEEKNVQKAIKDAAKRNDMGSAKALAKELVRSRKTVNRLYENKAQLNSISMHLGESVAIARTVGHLSKSAEVMKLVNNLMKAPEVAVTMQEFSKEMTKAGVIEEMMNDAVDNALDSEDIEEETEEEIDKVLTAIAGETAAQLPEAVKKEKLKQPATSEDVEENVDDEEELEEIRARLARVRS, from the exons ATGGAAAAAATGATGAAGATATTGAAGCCGAAGCCGAATCCCCAGGAATTGCTCAGAGATTGGCAGCGTCGCCTTCGGCAAGAGTGCCGCAACATCGAACGCCAGATTCGAG ACATACAGAAAGAAGAGAAGAATGTGCAGAAAGCCATCAAGGATGCTGCTAAAAGAAACGACATGGGTTCAGCTAAG GCCCTTGCAAAAGAACTTGTGAGATCTAGGAAAACTGTGAATCGCCTCTATGAAAACAAGGCCCAGTTGAATTCAATATCAATGCATCTTGGAGAAAGTGTTG CTATTGCCCGAACTGTTGGGCACTTATCCAAAAGTGCTGAAGTCATGAAGCTTGTCAATAATCTTATGAAGGCTCCAGAGGTAGCTGTCACTATGCAAGAATTCAGCAAAGAAATGACAAAG GCTGGAGTTATAGAAGAGATGATGAATGACGCAGTGGATAATGCACTGGATTCAGAAGACATAGAAGAGGAaactgaagaagaaattgacAAGGTGTTAACAGCAATTGCTGGtgaaactgctgcacaacttcCCGAAGCAGTCAAGAAGGAGAAGCTAAAGCAACCTGCAACAAGTGAAGATGTAGAG GAAAATGTTGATGATGAGGAAGAGCTTGAAGAAATAAGGGCACGTCTAGCTAGAGTTCGATCATAA
- the LOC142554495 gene encoding myb-related protein 308-like, with the protein MGRAPCCDKANVKKGPWSPEEDAKLKDFIEKSGTGGNWIALPQKAGLKRCGKSCRLRWLNYLRPNIKHGEFSDEEDRIIYTLYASIGSRWSVIAAQLPGRTDNDIKNYWNTKLKKKLIMGIVPSKSSTFSGTLQDLIPQSQSLRNLSHLLDYTSVYSTQVFKSLGNTVSIPAPQNNYSIDVPLPCTSQYSFNTNQQSLGGFVDFQSSSSSVGNYIMISNAKDHFQQQMGCLQHPGFISNAGLGEGQIANFMLDQYDQDQIIGALIRDQKGSEILEKSELYNDLEEVKPVTSSNFLLNDEIHGREGMYYY; encoded by the exons ATGGGAAGAGCTCCTTGCTGTGACAAAGCAAATGTGAAGAAGGGGCCATGGTCGCCTGAAGAAGATGCAAAACTCAAGGATTTCATCGAAAAATCTGGCACTGGTGGGAATTGGATTGCTCTTCCTCAAAAAGCTG GTCTGAAGAGATGTGGGAAGAGCTGTAGATTGAGGTGGCTGAACTATTTGAGGCCTAATATCAAACATGGTGAATTTTCTGATGAGGAAGATAGAATAATCTACACTCTTTATGCCTCCATTGGAAGCAG GTGGTCAGTCATAGCGGCGCAATTACCGGGGAGAACCGATAATGATATCAAGAATTACTGGAACACCAAGCTAAAGAAGAAACTGATAATGGGAATTGTTCCATCAAAATCGTCAACATTTTCAGGAACCCTTCAAGATTTGATTCCTCAGTCTCAATCTCTGCGTAATCTGTCTCATTTGTTAGATTACACCTCTGTTTATAGTACTCAGGTTTTTAAATCTCTCGGAAACACTGTATCCATCCCAGCCCCACAAAATAATTACAGCATTGATGTTCCTTTGCCTTGTACAAGCCAGTATTCCTTTAATACTAATCAACAAAGCCTAGGGGGTTTTGTTGATTTCCAGAGTTCTTCTTCATCCGTGGGAAATTATATCATGATCAGTAATGCTAAAGATCATTTCCAACAACAGATGGGTTGTCTTCAACATCCGGGATTCATCTCAAATGCTGGATTGGGAGAAGGCCAAATCGCAAATTTCATGCTTGATCAGTATGATCAAGATCAAATTATTGGTGCATTGATTAGAGATCAAAAGGGAAGTGAGATTTTGGAAAAAAGTGAACTGTACAATGATCTTGAGGAAGTTAAGCCAGTGACCAGCAGCAACTTTTTGTTGAATGATGAAATTCATGGAAGAGAGGGTATGTACTACTACTGA